A window of Bradyrhizobium diazoefficiens genomic DNA:
AACATCTCGATCAGCCGTGCCCGTGCCGGCTGCGGCACGTAGCGGATCGAGGTCTCCGGCGTCTCGGGATCGTCGGGCAGGTTGAGGAAGAGCGGCTTGTGCAGGAACAGCGCGACCGGTGCGCCGTTCGTGCGCGCGATCTGCTGCGACAGCCAGTCGAACTGCTCGGCCTCGAAGGCGAGCCCTGAATTCATGACCAGCGAATTGAGGCCGATGAAGCGCCAGCCTGCGGCTTCGAACATCCAATGGTCTTCGCCGATGATCTCGCAGAATTGCTGGCGGTGCGCCTCGCTGACCGGCGGCTTCGGTGCCGGCCCGATCGCGGTCGGATTATCGCCGATGTCGTGGTTGCCGGGGAGGTAGCGGCACGCGACGGGCAGGGCGTCGTGCAGGCTCTTGGCGAAGATGACATCGTCGCGGCTGGTCGGCCCGTCGAAGGCGACGTCGCCGCTGTTGACGACGAGATCGGGCCTGTCGGCGTCGATGTGCTCGCAAACGCGATGGAAGTTGGCGATCAGGCCGGGGAAGCGCCGGCCGAGAT
This region includes:
- a CDS encoding metallophosphoesterase, with product MSEFRLTQISDTHLGRRFPGLIANFHRVCEHIDADRPDLVVNSGDVAFDGPTSRDDVIFAKSLHDALPVACRYLPGNHDIGDNPTAIGPAPKPPVSEAHRQQFCEIIGEDHWMFEAAGWRFIGLNSLVMNSGLAFEAEQFDWLSQQIARTNGAPVALFLHKPLFLNLPDDPETPETSIRYVPQPARARLIEMFGTIDLRLIASGHVHQRRDFTWRHTRHVWAPSAGFIINDQRQDRIAIKQVGLVEYRFRPDSFEVRHVRAAGQVDIDIEELLAQMGGEH